From one Cyanobacterium stanieri PCC 7202 genomic stretch:
- a CDS encoding hypothetical protein (KEGG: syn:slr1826 hypothetical protein~SPTR: Slr1826 protein), with amino-acid sequence MELSREEIGYYREQLEDCEIALRALDIIEDCEGDLEDSATSMALSIGQSPDRIDWFEGMVKRCRVALCGQSLRQDLQDNYIEPAVQYLLEREICPPLLVTPVIIYAVKQGIDSFCEPLSYKLGMDREG; translated from the coding sequence ATGGAACTAAGTAGGGAAGAAATTGGTTATTATCGTGAGCAATTAGAAGATTGTGAAATTGCTTTGAGGGCATTGGATATTATTGAGGATTGCGAGGGAGATTTGGAAGATTCGGCGACGAGTATGGCTTTATCTATTGGGCAAAGTCCTGATAGAATAGATTGGTTTGAGGGAATGGTGAAAAGGTGTCGAGTGGCGTTGTGTGGGCAAAGTTTGAGGCAGGATTTACAAGACAATTATATTGAACCTGCCGTACAATATTTATTAGAGCGTGAAATTTGCCCTCCTTTGTTGGTCACCCCTGTAATTATTTATGCGGTAAAGCAGGGAATTGATAGTTTCTGTGAGCCTCTTAGTTATAAGTTGGGGATGGATAGGGAAGGGTGA
- a CDS encoding methionine aminopeptidase, type I (PFAM: Metallopeptidase family M24~TIGRFAM: methionine aminopeptidase, type I~COGs: COG0024 Methionine aminopeptidase~InterPro IPR002467:IPR000994:IPR001714~KEGG: mar:MAE_18260 methionine aminopeptidase~PFAM: peptidase M24~SPTR: Methionine aminopeptidase, type I;~TIGRFAM: methionine aminopeptidase, type I) — protein sequence MGNENIVLLSSREIDKMRQAGKLAAQLLDHLGKMVKPGVSTYEINQEAERWTKEKGAISAPLGYGNPPFPASICTSINEVICHGIPSKNQILKDGDIINIDVTPIVDGYHGDTSKTFFVGNPSPKTKKLVEVTEECLYRGINAVKPNGRIGDIGAAIQEYAESCGFSVVRNFVGHGIGRVFHTAPQVPHYGKKGTGKKIRPGMVFTIEPMINEGTWEADILDDNWTAVTKDRKLSAQFEHTIAVTKEGVEILTVDK from the coding sequence ATGGGTAATGAAAATATCGTACTCTTATCCTCCCGAGAAATTGACAAAATGCGTCAAGCAGGAAAACTCGCCGCCCAATTGTTAGACCATTTAGGAAAAATGGTTAAACCGGGAGTTAGTACCTATGAAATCAATCAAGAAGCCGAAAGATGGACAAAGGAAAAAGGTGCCATCAGCGCCCCTTTGGGCTATGGAAACCCGCCTTTCCCTGCTTCCATCTGTACCAGTATCAATGAGGTAATTTGTCATGGTATCCCCAGTAAAAATCAAATCCTCAAAGACGGTGATATTATTAATATTGATGTAACCCCCATTGTGGACGGTTATCATGGTGACACCTCCAAAACCTTTTTTGTGGGCAACCCTTCCCCCAAAACCAAGAAACTGGTAGAAGTAACCGAAGAATGTTTATACCGTGGCATCAATGCTGTTAAACCCAACGGCAGAATCGGCGACATTGGGGCAGCTATTCAGGAATATGCAGAAAGTTGTGGTTTTTCTGTGGTGCGTAATTTTGTTGGACATGGCATTGGCAGAGTATTTCACACAGCGCCTCAAGTTCCCCATTATGGCAAAAAAGGCACGGGTAAAAAAATTCGTCCGGGCATGGTGTTTACCATTGAGCCCATGATTAATGAGGGTACATGGGAGGCTGATATTCTTGATGATAATTGGACAGCGGTAACAAAGGATCGTAAATTATCGGCTCAATTTGAGCATACCATTGCGGTAACTAAGGAAGGGGTAGAAATTCTGACGGTGGATAAATAA
- a CDS encoding hypothetical protein (KEGG: cyh:Cyan8802_1198 hypothetical protein~SPTR: Putative uncharacterized protein) encodes MLAPDRVSQDEQLTNLKRKSYLRSDSVISYPRASVTPKRVKNNQTSHENQVVSRSPKVKVPFWLKCFNFIGTTSTGLSIMTVMACLAVYGLTVSAPSEWTQKYRDLQELQQRERQFTFSNEVLKNQLAEESGRSDSGLVSPDLSHSPVFLPKTDVEMVKPEETDISSPKRIQPIFPIAY; translated from the coding sequence ATGTTAGCTCCCGATAGAGTCTCCCAAGACGAACAATTGACCAATCTTAAACGGAAAAGCTATTTGCGCTCAGATTCTGTTATTTCTTATCCCCGTGCTAGTGTTACTCCAAAAAGAGTTAAAAATAATCAAACTAGCCATGAGAATCAGGTTGTTTCCCGTTCGCCAAAAGTAAAGGTTCCTTTTTGGTTAAAATGTTTTAATTTTATTGGTACCACATCTACAGGTTTATCGATTATGACGGTGATGGCTTGTTTGGCTGTTTATGGCTTGACGGTATCGGCGCCTAGTGAATGGACACAAAAATATAGGGATTTGCAAGAATTACAACAAAGGGAAAGACAATTTACTTTTAGTAATGAAGTTTTAAAGAATCAATTGGCGGAGGAATCTGGGCGAAGTGATTCAGGGTTAGTGAGTCCCGATTTAAGTCATTCTCCTGTTTTTTTGCCCAAAACTGATGTGGAAATGGTCAAACCAGAGGAGACGGATATTTCTTCCCCTAAAAGGATTCAGCCTATTTTTCCCATTGCCTATTAG
- a CDS encoding Peptidoglycan glycosyltransferase (PFAM: Penicillin binding protein transpeptidase domain; Penicillin-binding Protein dimerisation domain~COGs: COG0768 Cell division protein FtsI/penicillin-binding protein 2~InterPro IPR005311:IPR001460~KEGG: cyc:PCC7424_1853 peptidoglycan glycosyltransferase~PFAM: penicillin-binding protein transpeptidase; Penicillin-binding protein dimerisation domain~PRIAM: Peptidoglycan glycosyltransferase~SPTR: Peptidoglycan glycosyltransferase), with protein MNFLKPSFSNALNSPSLRRKKSSLVGGRRNGGGRVAGKSWQGLVRIFLVWLVLVGGMVALGFRLYDLQILKGEEYRQKAVLQQQFNLRPYVPRRSIIDANNNVVATDQLIYELYIHPIMLTESIEEMAARLVDVFPDKNVNDFIQLLNTRNTGVLISRALTENQAEKVRSWSLGGVDLEKRYARFYPQDHLLADVLGYVDGDHQGQAGLEYSNSDLLERDLSSPEIRAMVQVKKNARGQILPVTLPEGVARLDDLSLKLTVDSRLQRAVRDRLRVQMDQFKAKKGAVIVLDAQTGGILALACEPTYNPNRYFLYDFALFKNWSVTDTYEPGSTFKPINVAIALDEGVVTPTSYVSDPAQVTIDGWPIANASRTGLGTVSLTRAMDVSSNTAMIDIMRRMTRSRYYERLEALGINERMGLDLPFEGVGFLKSKEVFTARDIEMAVSSFGQGLSLTPMKLAQLHGAIANGGKLITPHVVEGLVDAQGEIKVYPDIEETQVFQESSADAVVKMMESVVKNGTGAAAHIDGYNIGGKTGTAQKHDGRGRYSATARITSFVSIFPTDDPRYVVLAVIDEPQGDSLFGSTVAAPVVKDVMKSLISLKGIPPSHVSSNN; from the coding sequence ATGAATTTTTTGAAGCCTAGTTTTTCCAATGCTCTCAATTCTCCCTCCCTGAGAAGAAAAAAATCTTCTTTGGTTGGTGGTAGAAGAAATGGGGGGGGACGTGTTGCTGGTAAGTCCTGGCAGGGATTGGTCAGAATTTTTTTGGTTTGGTTGGTTTTGGTTGGTGGTATGGTTGCCCTTGGCTTCAGGTTATATGATTTACAGATACTCAAGGGAGAGGAATATCGGCAAAAGGCTGTATTGCAACAACAGTTTAATTTAAGACCTTATGTGCCAAGACGTTCTATTATTGATGCCAATAATAATGTCGTGGCGACGGATCAGCTAATTTATGAGTTGTACATTCATCCGATTATGTTGACCGAGAGCATTGAGGAGATGGCGGCTAGGTTGGTGGATGTTTTTCCTGACAAAAATGTTAATGATTTTATTCAGTTGCTGAATACGAGAAATACAGGGGTTTTAATTTCCCGTGCTCTGACAGAAAATCAGGCGGAAAAGGTTCGCTCTTGGAGTCTTGGGGGGGTGGATTTGGAAAAACGTTATGCTCGTTTTTATCCGCAGGATCATTTATTGGCGGATGTGCTGGGCTATGTGGATGGTGATCATCAGGGACAAGCAGGGTTAGAGTATAGTAATAGTGATTTGTTGGAACGGGATTTATCTAGCCCAGAAATTAGGGCGATGGTTCAGGTGAAGAAAAATGCTCGGGGGCAAATTCTTCCTGTTACTTTGCCTGAAGGGGTGGCAAGGTTGGATGATTTGAGTCTTAAATTGACGGTGGATTCTCGTTTGCAAAGGGCTGTGCGCGATCGCCTCCGGGTACAAATGGATCAATTTAAGGCAAAAAAAGGCGCGGTAATTGTTTTGGATGCTCAAACGGGGGGTATTTTAGCCCTAGCTTGTGAGCCTACCTACAACCCCAATCGTTATTTTTTATATGATTTTGCTTTGTTTAAAAATTGGTCGGTGACAGATACTTACGAACCCGGTTCGACTTTTAAACCGATTAATGTGGCGATCGCCCTTGATGAGGGAGTGGTTACCCCAACCTCCTATGTATCGGATCCAGCCCAAGTAACCATTGACGGCTGGCCCATTGCCAATGCTTCCCGTACGGGATTGGGTACAGTTAGCCTTACTCGGGCCATGGATGTATCTAGTAACACAGCGATGATTGATATTATGCGTCGCATGACCAGATCTCGCTACTATGAACGACTGGAAGCATTGGGCATTAATGAGCGCATGGGCTTAGATTTACCTTTTGAGGGGGTTGGTTTTCTCAAATCTAAGGAAGTTTTTACCGCTCGTGATATTGAAATGGCAGTGTCTTCTTTCGGTCAGGGTTTATCTTTAACACCGATGAAATTAGCTCAACTCCATGGGGCGATCGCCAATGGTGGTAAATTAATTACTCCCCACGTGGTAGAAGGATTAGTAGATGCCCAAGGAGAAATTAAAGTTTATCCAGACATAGAAGAAACCCAAGTCTTCCAAGAAAGTTCCGCTGATGCGGTGGTAAAAATGATGGAGTCGGTGGTCAAAAATGGTACAGGGGCAGCCGCCCACATAGATGGCTATAACATTGGTGGCAAAACGGGTACCGCCCAAAAACATGATGGTCGGGGAAGATATTCCGCCACCGCCAGAATTACCAGTTTTGTGAGCATTTTTCCCACCGATGATCCTCGTTATGTAGTTTTGGCAGTCATTGACGAACCCCAAGGAGATAGTCTTTTTGGGTCTACTGTTGCCGCTCCCGTGGTCAAAGATGTAATGAAGTCTTTAATTTCCCTCAAGGGAATTCCCCCTAGCCACGTTAGTTCCAACAATTAA
- a CDS encoding photosystem II reaction center protein PsbM (PFAM: Photosystem II reaction centre M protein (PsbM)~TIGRFAM: photosystem II reaction center protein PsbM~InterPro IPR007826~KEGG: syp:SYNPCC7002_A2151 photosystem II reaction centre M protein~PFAM: photosystem II protein PsbM~SPTR: Photosystem II reaction center protein M;~TIGRFAM: photosystem II reaction center protein PsbM) — protein sequence MQVNDLGFVATLLFVLVPTVFLLILYIQTGKNEA from the coding sequence ATGCAAGTTAACGATCTAGGTTTTGTTGCCACCTTACTGTTTGTGCTTGTGCCTACCGTTTTTCTCTTAATTTTATATATCCAAACAGGAAAAAACGAAGCATAA
- a CDS encoding homoserine dehydrogenase (PFAM: Homoserine dehydrogenase, NAD binding domain; Homoserine dehydrogenase; ACT domain~COGs: COG0460 Homoserine dehydrogenase~InterProIPR019811:IPR005106:IPR001342:IPR002912:IPR 016204~KEGG: mar:MAE_45060 homoserine dehydrogenase~PFAM: homoserine dehydrogenase; homoserine dehydrogenase NAD-binding; amino acid-binding ACT domain protein~SPTR: Homoserine dehydrogenase) has protein sequence MAFKIGLLGLGTVGSGTAEIIYNPQGRHPLLNDITIAKIGVKSLNKQRTIDIAAEVLTTDLDSIVSDPDIDIVVELIGGLEPARTLILKAIASGKHVVTANKAVIARYGQEIFEAAKKAKVYVLLEAAVGGGIPIVEPLKQSLGANRIETIIGIVNGTTNYILTEMTEKGSDFAEVLQEAQALGYAEADPTADVEGYDAADKISILASLAFDRQVKREDVYSEGITSITSSDIDYADKLGYVIKLLAIAQKPAQDQENLELRVHPTLVEKSHPLANVNGVFNAILVEGQPLGQVMFYGPGAGSGPTASAVVADILNIVGVLQSNHGAHALDPLLSSSPEKPAPIAPIDDVSTCFYARFLCADVPGVIGHLGTIFGDFGVSLASVVQIGFQDDLAEIVVVTHHVREGNFRSAIQAIEDLEAIKKIPSIIRVL, from the coding sequence GTGGCGTTTAAAATAGGTTTATTAGGACTAGGCACTGTCGGCTCAGGCACCGCAGAAATTATATACAATCCCCAAGGAAGACATCCCCTGCTAAATGACATTACCATTGCAAAAATAGGGGTGAAATCTTTAAATAAACAACGAACTATTGACATAGCCGCTGAAGTTCTCACCACAGATTTAGACTCTATTGTTAGCGATCCTGATATTGATATTGTCGTGGAGTTGATTGGTGGACTAGAACCCGCCAGAACCCTTATTTTAAAGGCGATCGCCTCTGGAAAGCACGTAGTAACTGCCAACAAAGCCGTCATTGCCCGTTATGGTCAAGAAATTTTTGAAGCCGCCAAAAAAGCCAAGGTATATGTACTATTAGAAGCGGCGGTAGGTGGTGGTATTCCCATCGTAGAACCCCTCAAACAATCCCTCGGTGCCAATCGCATCGAAACTATCATCGGCATTGTTAACGGTACCACCAACTATATCCTCACTGAAATGACCGAAAAGGGTTCAGATTTTGCCGAGGTACTCCAAGAAGCCCAAGCCCTTGGTTATGCAGAAGCTGATCCCACCGCCGATGTGGAAGGTTATGATGCGGCGGATAAAATTTCTATTCTTGCCTCTTTGGCTTTTGATCGTCAGGTGAAACGGGAAGATGTTTATAGTGAGGGTATTACTTCTATTACTAGCAGTGATATTGATTATGCCGACAAACTTGGTTATGTGATCAAACTCTTGGCGATCGCCCAAAAACCAGCACAGGATCAAGAAAACTTGGAATTAAGGGTACACCCCACCTTAGTGGAAAAATCCCATCCCCTCGCCAACGTGAACGGGGTATTTAACGCCATTTTAGTAGAAGGGCAGCCCCTTGGTCAGGTTATGTTTTATGGGCCAGGGGCAGGTTCTGGCCCCACTGCCAGCGCCGTTGTGGCGGATATACTTAATATAGTGGGCGTACTACAAAGTAACCATGGCGCCCATGCCCTTGATCCTCTTCTAAGTTCTTCCCCCGAAAAACCAGCTCCCATTGCCCCCATTGACGATGTTTCTACCTGTTTTTATGCCCGTTTTCTCTGTGCGGATGTACCGGGAGTAATCGGTCATTTAGGTACCATTTTTGGTGACTTTGGGGTTAGTTTAGCCTCTGTGGTGCAAATTGGTTTTCAGGATGATTTGGCAGAAATCGTGGTAGTCACCCACCATGTAAGGGAGGGTAACTTCCGCAGTGCCATTCAAGCCATTGAAGATTTGGAAGCTATCAAGAAAATCCCTAGTATTATCAGGGTATTATAG
- a CDS encoding iron-containing alcohol dehydrogenase (PFAM: Iron-containing alcohol dehydrogenase~COGs: COG0371 Glycerol dehydrogenase~InterPro IPR018211:IPR001670:IPR016205~KEGG: cyh:Cyan8802_0085 iron-containing alcohol dehydrogenase~PFAM: iron-containing alcohol dehydrogenase~SPTR: Iron-containing alcohol dehydrogenase), giving the protein MSRTKSVVNKASKKNVFSLQIAPARILKGEDCLRNAGAQIASLGKRPMVVGGDNTLRVIDDYLTPIFKEYGLDAMSASYAPDCCESSLARLQKGLESHDADFVIGVGGGKALDMAKLVAFKGGLPVVTIPTSGATCAAWSALSNIYSEEGAFLYDVSLKSCPDLLILDYGLIASAPPHTLIAGIGDAIAKWYEASISSGNSSATLTIAAVQQARVLRDILFQKAESAIAHPLGEDWQEVVDATVLLAGVSGGLGGANCRTVAAHAVHNALTHLAQSHHNLHGAKVSYGILVQLRLEEMLENNQLAATSRQQLIKFYHAIGLPCSLEDLGLGKLTLEGLRHCAEIACQPQSDIHRLPFKVKPEPLVAAMVSTTLS; this is encoded by the coding sequence ATGAGTAGAACAAAATCGGTAGTAAACAAGGCGAGTAAGAAGAATGTTTTTAGTTTACAAATTGCTCCTGCAAGGATATTAAAGGGAGAGGATTGTTTGAGGAATGCGGGGGCGCAAATTGCTTCGTTGGGTAAGCGCCCCATGGTGGTGGGTGGAGATAATACTTTAAGGGTTATTGATGATTATTTGACTCCTATTTTTAAGGAGTATGGTTTGGATGCGATGAGTGCTAGTTATGCCCCTGACTGTTGCGAGTCTTCTCTGGCAAGGTTGCAAAAGGGGCTTGAATCCCATGATGCTGATTTTGTTATTGGCGTTGGGGGTGGTAAGGCTCTTGATATGGCGAAGTTGGTAGCTTTTAAGGGGGGTTTACCTGTGGTAACTATTCCTACTTCGGGGGCAACCTGTGCGGCTTGGAGTGCGTTGAGTAATATTTATTCTGAGGAGGGGGCTTTTTTGTATGATGTCAGTCTCAAAAGTTGTCCTGATTTGTTGATTTTGGATTATGGTTTGATCGCTTCTGCACCCCCTCACACGCTCATAGCAGGGATTGGGGATGCGATCGCCAAGTGGTACGAGGCATCTATTAGCAGTGGCAATTCGAGCGCCACATTGACCATTGCGGCGGTACAACAGGCACGGGTATTAAGGGATATTTTATTTCAAAAGGCAGAAAGTGCGATCGCCCATCCCCTAGGTGAAGATTGGCAAGAGGTGGTGGATGCAACGGTATTACTCGCAGGGGTAAGCGGAGGTTTAGGAGGTGCGAACTGTCGTACTGTGGCGGCCCATGCGGTGCATAATGCCCTTACCCATCTAGCCCAAAGCCATCATAACCTGCATGGGGCAAAGGTTTCCTATGGCATTTTGGTACAGTTGCGACTAGAAGAAATGCTCGAAAACAATCAATTAGCTGCCACCTCCAGACAGCAATTGATTAAGTTTTATCATGCCATCGGCTTACCCTGTAGTCTTGAGGATTTGGGGTTAGGTAAGCTCACCCTTGAGGGGTTGCGCCATTGTGCCGAAATCGCCTGTCAACCCCAGTCAGACATCCATCGTTTACCTTTTAAAGTCAAACCAGAGCCTTTGGTGGCGGCCATGGTTTCTACTACCCTATCTTAG
- a CDS encoding Tic22 family protein (PFAM: Tic22-like family~InterPro IPR007378~KEGG: syn:slr0924 hypothetical protein~PFAM: Tic22 family proein~SPTR: Slr0924 protein) yields MLKKKSLVNTIRNASIVGATVVSCWLAPMGKLLALPQEVIVEKLQSIPVFTVADEQGAPLVATNGENQNQRVAGVFISKADANNFVQQLRQSNPELGGQVQVIPVSLGEVYEMAEANANQPDGIRFAYVPRQADVEQARRLNSEYRSGVPLFVATAGDDQGYLTVRQGNQEFIPFFFEESQVRELVEGFKQSQPDMADSVQIEVVVLEGMISALEQGDDELLERIMLWPSQESIQFIRENTPQQ; encoded by the coding sequence ATGTTAAAGAAGAAATCTTTAGTAAATACTATTCGTAATGCAAGTATTGTTGGTGCTACCGTTGTTAGTTGTTGGTTGGCCCCCATGGGTAAATTATTGGCATTACCTCAAGAGGTAATTGTCGAAAAATTACAATCCATCCCCGTTTTTACCGTAGCGGATGAGCAAGGCGCCCCCCTCGTGGCAACCAATGGAGAAAACCAAAATCAAAGAGTAGCAGGGGTTTTTATTAGTAAAGCTGATGCCAACAACTTCGTACAACAACTAAGACAAAGCAACCCTGAATTGGGGGGACAAGTTCAGGTGATTCCTGTTTCCCTCGGGGAAGTATATGAAATGGCAGAAGCTAACGCCAATCAACCCGATGGCATTAGATTTGCTTATGTACCTCGTCAGGCAGATGTTGAACAAGCAAGAAGATTAAACTCAGAATATCGTAGTGGTGTTCCTTTATTTGTAGCGACAGCAGGAGATGATCAAGGTTATCTAACCGTTAGACAAGGAAATCAAGAATTTATCCCTTTCTTTTTTGAGGAATCTCAGGTAAGGGAATTGGTTGAAGGATTCAAACAATCTCAGCCTGATATGGCGGATTCGGTACAAATTGAAGTGGTGGTTTTAGAAGGTATGATTTCTGCCCTTGAACAAGGAGACGATGAGTTATTGGAAAGAATCATGCTCTGGCCTTCTCAGGAATCCATTCAATTCATCAGAGAAAACACCCCTCAGCAGTAA
- a CDS encoding peptidase S16 lon domain protein (PFAM: ATP-dependent protease La (LON) domain~COGs: COG2802 Uncharacterized protein similar to the N-terminal domain of Lon protease~InterPro IPR003111~KEGG: cyc:PCC7424_0047 peptidase S16 lon domain protein~PFAM: peptidase S16 lon domain protein~SMART: peptidase S16 lon domain protein~SPTR: Peptidase S16 lon domain protein) codes for MTSSSIAVRELPLFPLPEVVLFPGRPLPLHIFEFRYRMMMNTILEYDRRFGVLMIDPTNGEIAQIGCCAEIIHFERLPDDRMKILTLGQQRFRVLEYVREKPYRVGLVEWIEDEPTPDNLQGKADEVKTLLTDVVNLSAKLTDQKIELPENLPTTPTELSYWVASNLYGVAVEQQALLEMQDTAERLQREADILTTTRGNLAARTALKDAFN; via the coding sequence ATGACATCATCTTCCATCGCTGTTAGAGAATTACCGTTGTTTCCTCTTCCCGAAGTGGTATTATTTCCAGGGCGCCCGTTACCTTTACATATTTTTGAATTTCGTTATCGCATGATGATGAATACAATTTTAGAGTACGATCGCCGCTTTGGGGTGTTGATGATCGATCCGACTAATGGGGAAATCGCTCAAATTGGTTGCTGTGCAGAAATTATCCATTTTGAACGTTTGCCAGATGATCGTATGAAGATCTTAACTTTGGGGCAACAGAGATTTAGGGTACTAGAATATGTTAGGGAAAAGCCTTATCGTGTGGGGCTGGTGGAGTGGATAGAGGATGAGCCAACCCCCGATAATCTGCAGGGAAAAGCGGACGAGGTAAAAACCCTGTTAACAGATGTGGTTAATCTTTCGGCTAAGTTGACGGATCAAAAAATTGAACTCCCCGAGAATCTGCCCACTACTCCTACGGAGTTGTCTTATTGGGTAGCAAGTAATTTGTATGGGGTGGCAGTGGAACAACAGGCTCTCTTAGAAATGCAAGATACTGCGGAACGTTTGCAAAGGGAAGCAGATATTTTGACCACCACTCGGGGAAATTTAGCGGCTCGAACTGCCTTAAAAGATGCTTTTAATTAA
- a CDS encoding C-terminal processing peptidase-2 (PFAM: Peptidase family S41; PDZ domain (Also known as DHR or GLGF)~TIGRFAM: C-terminal peptidase (prc)~COGs: COG0793 Periplasmic protease~InterPro IPR001478:IPR005151:IPR004447~KEGG: cyh:Cyan8802_0620 carboxyl-terminal protease~PFAM: peptidase S41; PDZ/DHR/GLGF domain protein~SMART: peptidase S41; PDZ/DHR/GLGF domain protein~SPTR: Carboxyl-terminal protease;~TIGRFAM: carboxyl-terminal protease), whose protein sequence is MKKFFLCCLVIFYIFFSGILGVPNAYAFSEEEKLVLQCWRLVNEAYVDSSFNGQNWWNLRQKILRKPLGNREETYGVIREMLATLDDPYTRLLPPERYHDLQITTSGELSGVGLQISVNPETKHLEVVSPLPNSPAEDAGIHPRDEVITIDGVKADSLSLDEAASRIRGKVGTEVVLEIRPQGKDTINVYHLKRDRLSLSSVISRLDDSNPDFPVGYLRLNQFSGSATKDLAHAIAHFEEKNVKGYILDLRNNPGGLLQAGVEIARLWLKPSTIVYTVNRQGTMGSYDAVGEPITTTPLVVLVNQGTASASEILAGALQDNHRAILVGEKTYGKGLIQSLFELPDGAGLAVTVAKYETPKHKDINKLGITPDLVVSQEPINYFEIGTEVDLQYQRAIASLQQS, encoded by the coding sequence ATGAAAAAATTTTTTCTTTGTTGCCTCGTTATTTTTTATATATTCTTTTCGGGAATTTTGGGAGTGCCGAATGCCTATGCTTTTAGTGAGGAGGAAAAATTAGTTCTTCAATGTTGGCGGTTGGTAAATGAAGCCTATGTGGATAGTTCTTTTAATGGTCAAAATTGGTGGAATTTACGGCAAAAAATTTTAAGAAAACCCCTAGGAAATCGTGAGGAAACCTATGGGGTGATTCGGGAAATGTTGGCAACTTTGGATGATCCTTATACTCGTTTGTTGCCCCCCGAGCGCTACCATGATTTACAGATTACGACATCAGGAGAACTTTCGGGGGTGGGTTTACAAATTAGTGTGAACCCTGAAACTAAGCATCTTGAGGTGGTTTCTCCTTTGCCTAATTCCCCTGCGGAGGATGCAGGGATTCATCCTCGAGATGAGGTGATAACCATTGATGGGGTGAAGGCGGATAGTCTTTCTTTGGATGAGGCGGCGAGTCGTATTCGGGGTAAGGTGGGTACGGAGGTTGTTTTGGAGATTCGCCCCCAGGGTAAGGATACTATTAATGTATATCATTTAAAGCGCGATCGCCTTTCGTTGAGTTCTGTTATTAGTCGTTTAGATGATTCCAACCCCGATTTTCCTGTGGGTTATCTAAGGTTAAATCAATTTAGTGGCAGTGCCACCAAGGATTTAGCCCATGCCATCGCCCATTTTGAAGAAAAAAACGTCAAGGGTTATATTTTGGATTTACGCAACAACCCAGGGGGTTTATTACAGGCAGGAGTCGAAATTGCCCGTCTATGGCTCAAACCTAGTACCATTGTTTATACGGTCAACAGACAGGGTACCATGGGCAGTTATGATGCGGTGGGAGAGCCTATTACCACCACCCCTTTGGTGGTATTGGTAAACCAAGGTACCGCCAGCGCCAGTGAAATTTTGGCAGGGGCGCTACAGGACAACCATCGGGCGATTTTGGTGGGGGAAAAAACCTACGGTAAGGGCTTAATTCAATCCTTATTCGAGCTTCCCGATGGGGCAGGATTGGCGGTGACAGTGGCGAAGTATGAAACCCCCAAACATAAGGATATTAATAAGTTGGGCATTACTCCCGATTTGGTGGTATCCCAAGAACCTATTAACTATTTTGAAATTGGCACCGAGGTTGATTTACAGTATCAAAGGGCGATCGCCTCTTTACAACAATCGTAA